The DNA window ATTTCAGAGAATTGATAGAGATTATTGAGAGATGAGTGAAGATAAAAGTAGGACATTAAAGGAATGTTGCTAATACTGAGATTCTGCAAACCTACGAAATCAATCTCGGGCAACAGACTGGCTATCCCACCAATATGATTTAGCTGTAATAATTGTATTTTATTTCATTTATTTATAAATCTACCGTCATCTTTTGATGTTGGAAGTTTGTGAATGTTTTTTTCAAGCCATCCTATTTTTTTAACTTTTCTTGCATCAAATTCAGGTACATATGGCTTTATATCGATGAGAGGAGTGCCATCCACAATATCTACATCCTGAATGTAAAGAATGTTGCCTTCAATTCTGATAAGCCTCACCACCGACAGACCTATCGGATTCGGCCTGCTCGGCGCTCTTGTTGCAAAAATCCCTCTTTCCTCATCATCCATGTAGGGTTTTACTTTCAAATGATAGCCCTTAGACAAATGAAATGGGTATACCAGAAAAATGTGAGAAAAGCCTTCAATATCTTCCAACCCTTCAGCATACTCCGGAAATACTTCTACTTGCCCTTCAATGCCTTTTGCAACTGCGGGCTGTATGGGAATTCCTTTGGGTTTCTTGAACGGCGTATGAATGATTCCTATCGGTCTGAATTTTATTTCATCCATATATTGCCATATCAAACCAGTATTATAACCATTTGCATACGAAGAATATAAATTATTCATTTTCCTTTTCTTCTCATGGAAAAATTTGCCATTACAGATGTTAAAGGAAGATGGGTTCTTGATTCCCGTGGAAATCCGACAGTAGAAGCAGAGGTTTTTGTTGGCGGTATTTCTGGAAAAGCCGTTGTTCCTTCCGGTGCATCCAAGGGAAAAAGGGAAGCGGTTGAGTTGAGAGACAACAAAAAAGCGTTTCATGGAAAAGGTGTGGATAAAGCCGTGAAAAATATAAGAAAAATCATCGCTCCTGCCATAAAAGGCATGGATGTCAGAAATCAGATAGATATTGACAAAAAAATGATTGAAATCGATGGCACAGAAAATAAATCAACTCTTGGGGCAAATGCAATCCTCGCGGTTTCGCTGGCCTGTGCCAGGGCTGCCTCTACCTGCCTCAAAAAATC is part of the Candidatus Thermoplasmatota archaeon genome and encodes:
- the tsaA gene encoding tRNA (N6-threonylcarbamoyladenosine(37)-N6)-methyltransferase TrmO, translated to MDEIKFRPIGIIHTPFKKPKGIPIQPAVAKGIEGQVEVFPEYAEGLEDIEGFSHIFLVYPFHLSKGYHLKVKPYMDDEERGIFATRAPSRPNPIGLSVVRLIRIEGNILYIQDVDIVDGTPLIDIKPYVPEFDARKVKKIGWLEKNIHKLPTSKDDGRFINK